The following coding sequences lie in one Rutidosis leptorrhynchoides isolate AG116_Rl617_1_P2 chromosome 6, CSIRO_AGI_Rlap_v1, whole genome shotgun sequence genomic window:
- the LOC139853056 gene encoding putative pentatricopeptide repeat-containing protein At1g26500: MLRRIPFDTSITSISAFHHHRLLHSAAAAAAATATTTATTATTIPSLITSINQAHLLRVATILYQQQDSPESRLHTSLSRCDFNLTHEFFLQICNQFPYSWKPIYKFHKFTQTLMFNHTPVTLNKMLDVIGKSRNIDLLWELTQYIDQQRLVTDKTYKIVIKTLASARELKKCVEFFHVMNGFGYGYNLGTLNKVVECLCQCKLVDEAKYVVLKMKEFVKPDGFTYKCLIKGFCDVGNLVEASKIWNLMVDEGFDVEIDGVEKMIDSLFKVNRFDEAMKLFESIKLNRVEDLRVSTYRLVIGWMCKREKLGQARMMFNEMCEKGIEPDYVILGSLIYGFLSKARVREAYEMAEKIEKPDINVYHGLIKGLLRLKRAKEATNVFREMIRRGCEPTMHTYVMLLQGHLGKRGRKGDDPLINFDTIFVGGLVKAGKSLEATKYVERVMNRGAEVPRFDYNRFLHYYSNEEGVVMFEVMSKKLREVGLFDLGEIFERYGEKMATREKRRDR; this comes from the coding sequence ATGCTCAGGCGCATTCCGTTTGATACCTCTATCACAAGCATCTCAGCTTTCCACCACCACCGACTCCTTCACTCCGctgccgccgccgccgccgccacCGCCACCACTACCGCTACTACTGCCACCACCATCCCTAGCCTGATAACTTCAATCAACCAAGCACATCTCCTCCGTGTCGCTACCATTCTCTACCAACAACAAGACTCACCCGAATCAAGACTCCACACGTCTCTCTCCCGTTGCGATTTCAATCTCACACATGAATTCTTTCTTCAAATCTGCAACCAATTCCCTTATTCATGGAAACCCATTTATAAATTTCACAAATTTACACAAACCCTGATGTTTAATCACACACCCGTTACCTTAAACAAAATGCTTGATGTCATTGGCAAATCAAGAAACATTGACCTTTTATGGGAATTGACCCAATATATTGATCAACAACGTTTGGTTACCGATAAGACTTACAAGATTGTGATAAAAACATTGGCTTCCGCAAGGGAATTGAAGAAATGTGTTGAATTTTTTCATGTAATGAATGGGTTTGGTTATGGGTATAATTTGGGGACTTTGAATAAGGTTGTTGAGTGTTTATGTCAGTGTAAGCTTGTTGATGAAGCTAAATATGTTGTGTTGAAGATGAAAGAGTTTGTTAAACCGGACGGGTTTACTTACAAGTGTTTGATTAAGGGGTTTTGTGATGTGGGTAATTTGGTTGAAGCTTCAAAGATTTGGAATTTGATGGTTGATGAAGGTTTTGACGTGGAGATTGATGGTGTCGAGAAGATGATCGATAGTCTTTTTAAGGTGAATCGATTTGATGAAGCGATGAAGCTTTTTGAATCCATTAAACTTAATAGGGTTGAAGATTTAAGGGTTTCAACTTACCGGCTTGTAATAGGGTGGATGTGTAAAAGGGAAAAACTTGGTCAAGCGCGGATGATGTTTAATGAAATGTGTGAGAAAGGGATTGAACCGGATTATGTGATTTTAGGTTCGTTGATTTACGGGTTTTTGAGTAAAGCTAGGGTTCGTGAAGCGTATGAGATGGCGGAAAAGATTGAGAAGCCCGACATTAATGTTTATCACGGTTTGATCAAGGGGCTTTTAAGATTGAAAAGGGCGAAGGAAGCAACAAATGTATTTAGGGAGATGATAAGGAGAGGGTGTGAGCCTACAATGCACACATATGTAATGTTGTTGCAAGGACATTTAGGGAAGAGAGGGAGAAAAGGAGACGACCCGTTAATCAATTTCGACACTATTTTTGTAGGAGGTTTGGTCAAGGCCGGGAAGTCGTTAGAAGCAACCAAGTATGTTGAACGAGTGATGAATCGAGGTGCTGAGGTGCCTAGGTTTGACTATAATAGATTCTTGCACTACTATTCGAACGAAGAAGGTGTTGTTATGTTTGAGGTGATGTCGAAGAAATTGAGAGAGGTTGGTTTGTTTGATTTAGGAGAGATTTTTGAAAGATATGGTGAGAAAAtggcaactagagagaaaagaagGGATAGGTGA